One genomic region from Augochlora pura isolate Apur16 chromosome 7, APUR_v2.2.1, whole genome shotgun sequence encodes:
- the LOC144472078 gene encoding protein obstructor-E, with amino-acid sequence MASKTIVHLAIACGVLAAATPASHYQRFTSTNNQLDHTIAGRQSSGSCPERNGRFAVPNQCDAYIECIDGEPEQKLCPEGLLFNPEARFNYPCGYPIDIDCGGRSNRQPPQPTDDCPHQYGYFKVGDHQNCGQFMNCAEGRGYIFDCPEGLAFNPESYRCDWPDQVPDCDAEAFLGFRCPEAKDQGFFGGPQFHRSVHDCQHYYVCVNGRPRLHNCGEGNAFNELYNTCDAAENVTGCEPPESSLLNQQLRRPLF; translated from the exons ATGGCCTCGAAGACGATCGTTCATCTGGCGATTGCCTGCGGCGTGCTCGCGGCCGCAACCC CGGCGTCTCACTATCAGCGCTTCACAAGCACAAATAACCAATTGGACCACACCATTGCTGGGAGACAGTCATCAGGTTCCTGCCCAGAGAGAAACGGCCGATTTGCTGTCCCTAACCAGTGCGACGCCTACATAGAATGCATCGACGGTGAACCTGAACAGAAACTCTGCCCCGAGGGTCTCCTTTTCAACCCTGAGGCCAGGTTCAATTATCCCTGCGGTTATCCTATTGACATAGATTGTGGTGGCAGGTCTAATCGCC AACCACCGCAACCAACGGACGACTGTCCCCACCAATACGGCTACTTTAAAGTGGGGGATCACCAAAATTGCGGCCAATTTATGAACTGTGCCGAGGGTAGGGGCTATATCTTCGACTGTCCTGAGGGGTTAGCCTTCAACCCTGAATCTTACCGCTGTGATTGGCCAGACCAGGTGCCTGATTGTGATGCCGAAG CGTTCCTCGGTTTCCGTTGCCCGGAAGCGAAAGATCAAGGATTCTTCGGTGGTCCCCAGTTCCACCGTAGTGTGCATGATTGTCAGCATTATTATGTTTGCGTGAACGGTCGTCCGAGATTGCACAATTGTGGAGAAGGCAACGCGTTTAACGAGCTGTACAACACTTGCGACGCTGCGGAGAATGTTACTGGATG TGAGCCACCGGAGTCGTCTCTGTTGAATCAGCAACTGCGCAGGCCTCTATTTTAA